The following are encoded in a window of Mycolicibacterium tusciae JS617 genomic DNA:
- a CDS encoding TetR family transcriptional regulator, giving the protein MVDNASHVTPCHHSEYLRCMPRWEHGSKERLQQAAIELFEEQGFEDTSAVQIAKRARVTTRTFFRYFSDKQEVLFADEEMLHAALVQEIRQTADISEPLQTVTRILAAYDWEGLASRESLRRREAMIASTPYLRERELNKQHQMADEFSNALHARGVDPEIAALAADVGIQVFRSAYRQWLAVDKKTDLATMTDTVMTLLTSIVPAKATATRKKASAAQRKKPDSTPQRRRPARPRGSSGQRAKQH; this is encoded by the coding sequence ATGGTCGACAACGCGTCGCACGTCACGCCGTGCCATCACAGCGAGTATCTTCGCTGCATGCCTCGATGGGAACACGGCAGCAAGGAGCGCCTGCAGCAGGCCGCGATAGAGCTGTTCGAAGAACAAGGATTTGAGGACACGAGTGCCGTTCAGATCGCCAAGCGCGCTCGCGTCACCACCCGAACCTTCTTCCGGTATTTTTCGGACAAGCAAGAGGTACTTTTCGCCGACGAAGAAATGCTGCACGCGGCGCTTGTCCAGGAAATCCGCCAAACAGCTGACATCTCCGAGCCGCTCCAAACCGTGACTCGAATCTTGGCCGCCTACGACTGGGAAGGTTTGGCGTCGCGAGAATCTCTGCGCCGACGAGAAGCGATGATCGCCTCCACCCCATACCTGCGCGAGCGCGAGCTGAATAAACAGCATCAGATGGCCGATGAGTTCAGCAACGCACTGCACGCGCGCGGGGTCGACCCTGAAATCGCCGCACTCGCCGCCGATGTGGGGATCCAAGTATTCCGTAGTGCCTACCGACAGTGGCTCGCAGTCGACAAGAAGACCGATCTGGCAACCATGACCGACACGGTGATGACACTGCTCACCTCGATCGTGCCGGCCAAGGCTACGGCCACACGGAAGAAAGCCTCGGCAGCCCAGCGAAAAAAACCGGATTCGACTCCGCAGAGGCGGCGACCAGCACGGCCACGTGGCTCCTCTGGCCAACGCGCGAAACAACATTGA
- a CDS encoding DUF1772 domain-containing protein: protein MTLDLITRTAGLIAVLATAVVYGTDVFCAIVLRPALAAIDDHALVAVTGNVHRYGDRRMPIPGALGVLAAASAAVLAAVAGHWTPAIAAGTAVLLLVTWLVLYTQISAPINRQLTTAANAANIPPNARALQTKWDSIINARAALQGLAVAALCVVLMT, encoded by the coding sequence ATGACCCTGGACCTCATCACCCGCACCGCCGGCCTCATCGCGGTGCTGGCCACCGCGGTGGTCTACGGCACGGACGTGTTCTGTGCGATCGTGCTGCGACCAGCCCTGGCCGCCATCGACGACCACGCCCTGGTCGCGGTCACCGGAAACGTGCACCGCTACGGCGATCGGCGCATGCCCATCCCCGGAGCACTGGGAGTGCTGGCCGCCGCGAGCGCCGCGGTACTGGCCGCAGTCGCCGGACACTGGACACCCGCCATCGCCGCGGGGACCGCGGTGCTCCTGCTGGTCACCTGGCTGGTGCTCTACACCCAGATCAGCGCACCCATCAACCGACAACTCACCACAGCCGCCAACGCCGCCAACATCCCGCCCAACGCCCGTGCGCTGCAAACAAAGTGGGACTCCATCATCAACGCCCGCGCCGCCCTACAAGGCCTAGCCGTAGCCGCCCTCTGCGTGGTGTTGATGACCTAA
- a CDS encoding cupin domain-containing protein, which translates to MASNGKAPGVFSGRAGQSPAYWYRGVLWDVLMSADQTLGEFTLLEQIIPAGAGPPAHIHERQAEGFYLLSGEMELVIGHDDEVVRAEPGSAVWVPKNTRHAFRVVSDEDARVLNFYTPGGFDDHLPFYGVEATEQTLPPADLGVSVLDRERQGTSQERRDAYLQRLADIAEGTWDFSMPDPNQP; encoded by the coding sequence ATGGCAAGCAATGGCAAGGCTCCTGGCGTGTTTTCGGGTCGGGCAGGGCAGTCGCCGGCGTACTGGTATCGCGGTGTGCTGTGGGATGTCCTGATGTCTGCAGACCAAACGCTCGGTGAGTTCACGTTGCTCGAGCAGATCATTCCCGCAGGAGCTGGCCCGCCAGCGCACATTCATGAGCGCCAAGCCGAGGGGTTCTACCTGCTGTCCGGCGAAATGGAGCTGGTGATCGGCCACGACGACGAGGTGGTGCGGGCCGAACCGGGTTCCGCAGTATGGGTGCCGAAGAACACACGACACGCGTTTCGTGTCGTCTCCGACGAAGACGCTCGGGTGTTGAACTTCTACACTCCAGGCGGTTTTGACGACCATCTTCCGTTCTACGGTGTCGAGGCGACTGAGCAGACCCTGCCGCCCGCGGACCTTGGAGTGTCGGTGTTGGACCGGGAACGTCAGGGCACCTCGCAGGAGAGGCGGGACGCCTATCTTCAACGACTGGCCGATATCGCCGAGGGAACCTGGGACTTCTCGATGCCTGATCCCAATCAGCCTTAG
- a CDS encoding NADP-dependent oxidoreductase — MKRIQYHKYGGPEVMQFEDFAPARPGNGELLISVRAAAANPYDWKVRNGDMKIMTGRKFPRGLGYDFAGVVEAVGPGVTRLSVGDDVLGVAPMKTSGAFAEMIVAVDKGVVKKPAELSFEEAAAIPTIGGAALQGLVTKGKLQEGQSVFVHGCLGGVGRAAVQVALARGAKVVGGSCRASGMRDAQELGVYPVVEFDSIPTELAKKFDIVYDTVGTLAPATARRLLASGGRIIDIVPSSARKFIRSALPGPYSILMTQLNVEDLEELAAMCAAGRLRLPIGQTVPLQDAIPALTELEHNHTPRDGKLIITVG; from the coding sequence GTGAAGCGCATTCAGTATCACAAGTACGGCGGGCCCGAGGTGATGCAATTTGAGGATTTCGCGCCAGCGCGTCCAGGTAACGGGGAGTTGTTGATCAGTGTGCGGGCCGCCGCGGCTAACCCGTATGACTGGAAGGTCCGTAACGGGGACATGAAGATCATGACCGGCCGCAAGTTTCCACGGGGACTGGGTTACGACTTCGCCGGTGTCGTCGAGGCGGTCGGGCCGGGTGTCACCCGGCTCAGCGTCGGAGACGACGTGCTGGGCGTGGCCCCGATGAAGACCAGCGGTGCGTTCGCCGAGATGATCGTTGCGGTTGACAAGGGTGTCGTCAAAAAGCCGGCCGAGCTCTCCTTCGAGGAGGCCGCTGCGATCCCGACCATTGGCGGTGCCGCACTGCAGGGCTTGGTGACCAAAGGGAAACTGCAAGAGGGCCAATCCGTATTTGTGCATGGCTGTCTGGGCGGGGTCGGACGGGCCGCTGTCCAGGTCGCGTTGGCGCGCGGGGCCAAGGTGGTGGGAGGAAGTTGCCGTGCCAGCGGCATGCGGGATGCGCAAGAGCTGGGTGTCTACCCGGTCGTCGAGTTCGACTCCATCCCAACTGAGTTGGCAAAGAAGTTCGATATCGTCTACGACACCGTGGGCACGCTTGCGCCGGCGACAGCGCGCAGGCTGCTCGCGTCCGGCGGGCGCATCATCGACATCGTCCCTTCTAGCGCGAGGAAGTTCATCAGAAGTGCGTTGCCAGGCCCCTACAGCATCCTGATGACCCAGCTCAACGTCGAGGATCTCGAGGAGCTTGCCGCGATGTGTGCAGCAGGAAGACTGCGGCTGCCGATCGGTCAGACGGTGCCGCTCCAAGACGCGATCCCGGCGCTGACAGAACTCGAACACAACCACACGCCCAGGGACGGCAAGCTGATAATCACGGTGGGTTGA